The following proteins come from a genomic window of Pocillopora verrucosa isolate sample1 chromosome 6, ASM3666991v2, whole genome shotgun sequence:
- the LOC131780826 gene encoding histamine H2 receptor-like: MTELENNGSNLPTSAEISTAAQATGETYFSPSYDGALIILSVMIIAINLLVISLFFYREYLQTKTNSLLISLAVSDLLAGLLGIPLIVACNAVLRAGVCTAGALIYRFIAVSTMYHILVVTLERYIYVMYPMKYINIVTAPRVLKAIAGIWLFSIFNSLIQLTWEDPTRFFKPRDSVSQQYALAYTIVGIVFCFFLPALFMAISYVSMFMVIHRQIKEIRGLYNTRATGANNQRAPIATEARALIIFVAMLSIFIICWLTFYVTGFLILLPGLHIEAIPDELFPRSLMVF, encoded by the exons ATGACGGAATTGGAAAACAACGGGTCAAACCTCCCTACCAGTGCAGAGATATCTACGGCCGCGCAAGCTACCGGAGAAACGTATTTTAGCCCCTCATATGATGGGGCACTGATTATTCTAAGCGTTATGATAATCGCCATAAATTTACTGGTGATTTCACTGTTCTTTTACCGCGAATATCTACAGACAAAAACGAACAGTTTGCTCATCAGTCTTGCCGTCTCCGATCTACTAGCTGGTTTATTGGGGATCCCTCTGATCGTCGCTTGTAACGCGGTTTTAAGAGCCGGAGTTTGTACAGCAGGAGCGCTGATCTACCGCTTTATAGCCGTCTCTACCATGTACCACATCCTTGTGGTGACTCTAGAAAGGTACATCTACGTGATGTATCCAATGAAGTACATTAACATCGTGACGGCACCACGGGTGCTCAAAGCTATCGCTGGCATTTGGTTGTTCTCAATTTTTAACTCGCTTATCCAGTTGACTTGGGAAGATCCAACACGATTCTTCAAACCTCGCGATTCAGTCTCTCAACAGTACGCACTTGCCTACACCATCGTGGGAATTgtcttctgtttttttctgcCTGCTCTGTTCATGGCCATCAGCTACGTGAGCATGTTCATGGTAATTCACCGTCAGATAAAGGAGATCCGTGGCCTGTACAACACGCGCGCTACGGGCGCCAACAATCAACGTGCTCCGATTGCTACAGAAGCGCGCGCCCTGATCATCTTCGTGGCGATGCtctcaattttcataatttgctGGCTGACGTTTTATGTCACCGGATTTTTAATTCTTCTCCCAGGGCTGCATATAGAGGCAATACCAGATGAG CTTTTTCCGAGGTCTTTGATGGTGTTTTAA